In Selenomonas sp. TAMA-11512, a genomic segment contains:
- a CDS encoding DeoR/GlpR family DNA-binding transcription regulator, which yields MFLEERHDAIMRRLVLDGKVRVKDLAKEFDVTEDCIRKDLGSLEKQGRLKRTYGGAVRRRENIHILEVAKHKEMDVDAKRKIARAAVELISERDMIFLDISTSNIAIAELLAQKDMDVTVVTNMIDILVILAHSSKIHVVFAGGKLSKSRDGFWGGMTLDFISKLKPDIAFVGAVGVDVKENSVSTFDIDDGINKAAIVRVSKRAYVVAESRKLSSDGNYNYTTLDTLSGLITDAVPPADIVRAADSMGIDLVISED from the coding sequence GGATCTCGCCAAGGAATTCGACGTAACGGAGGATTGCATCCGCAAGGATCTCGGCTCTCTGGAAAAGCAGGGACGCCTGAAGAGGACATACGGCGGCGCTGTGCGCAGACGTGAAAATATCCACATTCTCGAGGTCGCCAAGCACAAGGAGATGGATGTCGACGCAAAGCGCAAGATCGCAAGAGCCGCGGTCGAGCTCATCAGCGAGCGCGACATGATCTTTCTCGACATCTCGACGAGCAACATCGCCATCGCGGAGCTGCTTGCTCAGAAGGACATGGATGTAACGGTCGTGACGAACATGATCGACATCCTCGTGATTCTCGCGCATTCTTCGAAGATTCATGTCGTCTTTGCGGGCGGCAAGCTGAGCAAGAGCCGTGACGGCTTTTGGGGCGGCATGACCCTTGACTTCATCTCGAAGCTCAAGCCGGATATCGCCTTCGTCGGCGCCGTCGGTGTCGATGTCAAGGAGAATTCCGTCTCGACCTTCGACATTGATGACGGCATCAACAAGGCGGCGATCGTCCGCGTTTCGAAGCGCGCTTACGTCGTCGCCGAAAGCCGCAAGCTGTCCTCGGACGGAAACTACAACTACACAACGCTCGACACGCTCTCGGGACTCATTACGGATGCAGTTCCTCCGGCTGACATCGTCCGCGCGGCGGACTCCATGGGCATCGACCTCGTTATTTCGGAGGATTAA
- the amrA gene encoding AmmeMemoRadiSam system protein A translates to MPIIASYIVPHPPLIIPEVGKGAESSVQLTVNAYDKAMKEVADLKPDVIILTSPHAPAYADYFQISGGEWGKATFDKFGAPEVEVGADYDVHFIKTLTRICREADFPAGVLGGEGQTLDHGTMVPLYYLQRYTKDIPIVRIGLSALSPLEHYRLGMYIKDAVDHLNRNAVFIASGDLSHKLTPDGPYGFDPDGPRFDKVIMELLEEAKFDKLLEFDPGLAKRAAECGLKSFQILAGALDRTAVKAKKCSYQGVTGVGYGIVSFKSPRENERRNFAEKLIAKRKASIDAARAAEDPYVHLARMAIENYLSTGEYILPGEGLPDEIRANRAGVFVSIKKEGDLRGCIGTFHPTQDNIGGEIIANAVAAAIEDPRFPPVKKSELDDLLYSVDVLSEPEMASGIDDLDPKIYGVIVEARNRRGLLLPDLEGIADAEEQVRIARQKGGIAPDEEIRLWRFTVERHR, encoded by the coding sequence ATGCCTATCATAGCTTCATACATCGTTCCCCATCCTCCCCTCATCATCCCCGAAGTCGGAAAGGGCGCCGAATCCTCCGTTCAGCTCACCGTCAACGCCTACGACAAAGCGATGAAGGAAGTCGCCGATCTCAAGCCCGACGTCATCATTCTCACGAGTCCTCATGCCCCCGCCTATGCCGACTACTTCCAGATTTCCGGCGGCGAATGGGGCAAGGCGACCTTTGACAAGTTCGGTGCGCCTGAAGTCGAGGTCGGCGCGGACTACGACGTCCACTTTATCAAAACTCTCACGCGCATCTGCCGCGAAGCCGACTTCCCCGCAGGCGTCCTCGGCGGCGAGGGCCAGACGCTCGATCACGGCACGATGGTGCCCCTCTACTATCTCCAGCGCTACACGAAGGACATCCCCATTGTCCGCATCGGCCTTTCCGCGCTCTCGCCCCTGGAGCACTACCGGCTGGGCATGTACATCAAGGATGCCGTCGATCACCTCAACCGCAACGCCGTCTTCATCGCCAGCGGCGACCTCTCCCACAAGCTCACCCCCGACGGGCCCTACGGCTTTGATCCTGACGGCCCCCGCTTTGATAAAGTCATCATGGAGCTGTTGGAAGAAGCGAAATTTGATAAGCTGCTCGAATTTGACCCCGGCCTCGCCAAAAGGGCCGCCGAGTGCGGGCTCAAGTCCTTCCAAATCCTTGCCGGCGCTCTTGACCGCACGGCCGTCAAGGCGAAGAAATGCTCCTATCAGGGCGTGACGGGCGTCGGCTACGGCATCGTCTCCTTCAAGTCACCTCGTGAAAACGAGCGCCGCAACTTCGCCGAAAAGCTCATCGCCAAGAGAAAAGCCTCCATAGACGCGGCAAGAGCCGCCGAAGATCCCTATGTGCACCTCGCCCGCATGGCGATTGAGAACTACCTCTCCACAGGCGAGTACATCCTCCCCGGCGAAGGCCTCCCCGATGAGATAAGGGCAAACAGAGCCGGCGTCTTTGTCTCCATCAAGAAAGAGGGCGACCTGCGCGGCTGCATCGGCACATTCCATCCGACGCAGGACAATATCGGCGGTGAGATCATTGCAAACGCGGTCGCGGCAGCCATCGAAGATCCGCGCTTCCCGCCCGTCAAGAAAAGCGAGCTGGACGACCTCCTATACTCCGTCGATGTCCTCTCCGAGCCCGAGATGGCTTCCGGCATCGATGATCTCGATCCGAAGATCTACGGCGTCATCGTCGAGGCTCGCAACCGCCGCGGTCTTCTCCTGCCTGATCTTGAGGGCATTGCCGATGCCGAGGAGCAGGTCAGGATCGCCCGTCAAAAGGGAGGCATCGCACCCGATGAGGAGATCCGTCTCTGGCGCTTCACCGTCGAGAGACACAGATGA
- a CDS encoding M48 family metalloprotease — MRKTRQILSILLLAVAVLLPRPLHAASVDPIYAAVQVLGGIVGYHGAKAAVLEMGNSVRAQLSGMRADIEEHGEIKSKENEKIVDGIMEQLIERGDYALRANSLPFLWKVNGSDVFNAACYPTNYITVNEALVKGFRGNRDELAAVLAHEMTHGLLQHSADNYAKAIAQSYGIQLAAAMADRIDWRTLNGLVGYSIAKNVTLPTEYEADRGGFFIASTAGFNPGGGAAAMARMAYYLTYETQNLYEYQDLTIDKEAPNFNDHPDMDKREARLAELMTEWSAGHVTVDGRDVYIDGKLLLAATWDASDYDNSSENAYLIAGGLAKAFHEQESAEGWKFRAEGNGRIRYLDGDPVYEKLKKFIARGKLEAKLEELVTAAYASDVEAKGRKALQKRLKSEREKWEKTRKDALNAKKELVREMRFNADAYSDEGMGEKALFMMERAFAAKNQDNEAENYAIRGRAKAVAGVEGALEDSDKAVELDPENIYNFLNRADVYRMRGERELALADLEHGKEMDPKNPYAYKLEAEIYHEAGDTEKATEEYRKLHELKSAAEIPDEYLKVIDPEAFKKLEEERKKAEEKKKEEEAKKQAGKADKADSADKTGKAE, encoded by the coding sequence ATGAGAAAAACACGACAGATATTATCCATACTCCTCCTTGCCGTCGCGGTTTTACTCCCGCGTCCCTTACACGCGGCATCGGTCGATCCCATTTATGCCGCCGTGCAGGTCCTGGGAGGCATCGTCGGCTACCACGGAGCAAAGGCCGCTGTCCTCGAGATGGGGAACAGCGTGCGGGCACAGCTCAGCGGGATGCGCGCCGACATCGAAGAGCACGGCGAGATCAAGTCAAAGGAGAACGAAAAGATCGTAGACGGCATCATGGAGCAGCTGATAGAGCGCGGCGATTACGCGCTCCGAGCGAATTCGCTCCCCTTTCTGTGGAAGGTCAACGGCAGTGATGTGTTCAACGCCGCCTGCTATCCGACGAATTACATCACGGTCAATGAGGCGCTCGTCAAAGGCTTTCGAGGCAATCGGGACGAGCTCGCCGCCGTGCTCGCGCATGAGATGACGCACGGGCTGCTGCAGCACAGCGCGGACAACTACGCCAAGGCGATCGCGCAGTCTTACGGCATTCAGCTCGCGGCGGCAATGGCGGATCGCATTGACTGGCGCACGCTCAACGGCCTCGTCGGCTACTCCATCGCCAAGAATGTCACGCTTCCGACCGAATACGAAGCGGATCGAGGCGGCTTCTTTATCGCGTCGACGGCAGGCTTCAATCCGGGCGGCGGCGCGGCGGCGATGGCGCGCATGGCGTACTATCTGACGTATGAAACGCAGAATCTCTACGAGTATCAGGATCTCACGATCGATAAAGAGGCGCCGAACTTCAACGATCATCCGGACATGGACAAGCGCGAGGCGCGTCTCGCCGAGCTCATGACGGAGTGGAGCGCCGGCCATGTGACCGTCGACGGACGCGATGTGTACATCGACGGAAAGCTGCTGCTCGCCGCGACATGGGACGCCTCGGATTACGATAATTCGAGCGAGAACGCTTACCTGATCGCGGGCGGACTCGCGAAGGCATTTCATGAGCAGGAGAGCGCGGAGGGCTGGAAGTTCCGCGCGGAGGGCAACGGACGTATCCGCTACCTCGACGGCGATCCCGTCTATGAGAAGCTCAAAAAGTTCATTGCCCGCGGCAAGCTGGAGGCCAAGCTGGAAGAGCTTGTCACCGCCGCCTATGCGAGCGATGTGGAAGCGAAGGGGCGCAAGGCGCTGCAGAAACGTCTCAAGAGCGAGCGGGAAAAATGGGAAAAGACGAGAAAGGATGCGCTCAATGCGAAAAAAGAGCTCGTCCGGGAGATGCGTTTCAACGCGGACGCCTACAGCGATGAGGGCATGGGTGAAAAAGCGCTCTTCATGATGGAGCGCGCCTTTGCTGCGAAAAATCAGGACAATGAGGCGGAAAACTACGCCATCCGCGGCAGAGCCAAAGCCGTTGCCGGCGTCGAAGGGGCGCTGGAGGATTCCGATAAGGCAGTCGAGCTCGATCCGGAGAATATCTACAACTTCCTCAACCGAGCCGATGTCTATCGGATGCGGGGAGAGCGGGAGCTCGCCTTAGCCGATCTGGAGCACGGCAAGGAAATGGATCCGAAAAATCCCTACGCTTACAAGCTGGAGGCGGAAATCTACCATGAGGCGGGCGATACGGAGAAAGCGACGGAAGAGTATCGCAAGCTGCACGAGCTCAAATCGGCGGCGGAGATTCCCGACGAATACCTGAAGGTCATCGATCCGGAAGCCTTCAAGAAGCTTGAAGAGGAGCGGAAGAAAGCGGAGGAGAAGAAAAAAGAAGAGGAAGCGAAGAAGCAGGCCGGTAAAGCCGATAAGGCGGATAGCGCCGATAAAACGGGTAAAGCCGAATAA
- a CDS encoding LTA synthase family protein: MLHMLYRVLAEWCFILERGLPLYVYYVLLLFCMHLFFILYLGVYGGYLAADSTSGDIWTSLVQGTRLSMQTAGFMTLFSMAPFVVVRVAGRLVFTVVELWTKRDVPAGLDILLSAYPARILERAFVACTLFVTMFLFMASLPYYEQFHSMFHQTLFQGGANGDTWALLITLWDGFDLPLRLIGVCILTYLSFQAAYLTIFSSIVIQLIGTLLPAAIRFILLTAAFALVCLWTTFGGALSWQTAIDWENVGITKDSFLNEAMLDPYQALYRAYRLQTRFEAGNGLSFTADDVRLLAAARAGMPPDSTDLSAYLQRTVQTGTDTPPSHVFLIISESYAAWPLSEAYKDLPIAADMRALIDEEDSIAAYTLLPNGSATVSALTGIVTGLADANLYLTTRPASFAAPYLTAAAPQLAKLGYETTFFYAGPATWENITSFTEAQGFDRVYSRGDFAAEDGAGNVWGIDDVPFYEGVLEKARASDDADADAAGNPAAKSFCVLLNTSNHSPYTVPVFDTLDKEALRQALPEKDRDDEWLLSELGHYWYATKALVAFVKEVKARYPDALIAIVGDHADRYNLEKTPAMYERFAVPLILTGHGIRKGLLPADAAGSHIDIMPTLLELIAPQGYAYYAVGRPLQQNKVGVNYGYFIQYNAIGEADKTPLTAQPVNGQTGAVDEDALRMEIDAIRGSSWWLPSFGVTLDDRLRVRAQEASE, translated from the coding sequence ATGCTGCACATGCTTTACCGGGTTCTTGCAGAATGGTGCTTTATCCTGGAGCGGGGACTTCCGCTGTACGTCTACTATGTTCTCCTCCTCTTCTGCATGCACCTTTTCTTTATCTTATACCTCGGCGTCTATGGAGGGTATCTTGCCGCCGACTCGACGAGCGGTGATATTTGGACGTCGCTCGTGCAGGGGACACGTCTCTCCATGCAGACGGCTGGCTTCATGACGCTTTTCTCCATGGCGCCTTTTGTCGTCGTCCGCGTCGCGGGCCGCCTTGTCTTTACCGTTGTCGAGCTGTGGACGAAGAGAGATGTGCCTGCGGGGCTTGATATCCTGCTTTCCGCCTATCCTGCCCGTATCCTGGAAAGAGCCTTCGTCGCCTGCACGCTCTTTGTCACGATGTTCCTCTTCATGGCCAGCTTGCCATACTACGAACAGTTCCACTCGATGTTTCATCAGACGCTCTTTCAGGGCGGAGCCAACGGCGATACATGGGCGCTCCTCATCACACTCTGGGACGGCTTTGACCTGCCGCTTCGCCTGATCGGCGTCTGCATTCTGACCTATCTCTCGTTCCAGGCCGCGTACCTGACGATTTTCTCCTCCATCGTCATTCAGCTGATCGGCACGCTCCTGCCGGCGGCGATACGTTTTATCCTGCTGACAGCCGCCTTTGCGCTCGTCTGTCTCTGGACGACGTTCGGCGGAGCCCTCTCGTGGCAGACGGCCATCGACTGGGAAAACGTGGGCATTACGAAGGACTCGTTTCTCAACGAGGCGATGCTCGATCCCTATCAGGCGCTCTACCGCGCTTATCGCCTGCAGACGCGCTTCGAGGCGGGCAACGGTCTCTCCTTTACGGCGGATGACGTGCGCCTCCTCGCCGCCGCCCGCGCCGGGATGCCGCCCGACAGCACTGATCTCTCCGCCTATCTCCAACGCACTGTGCAGACGGGCACAGACACGCCGCCAAGCCATGTCTTTCTCATCATCAGCGAAAGCTACGCCGCATGGCCTCTCTCTGAAGCTTACAAGGACCTTCCGATTGCAGCCGATATGCGCGCGCTCATTGACGAAGAGGACAGCATTGCCGCCTACACGCTCCTCCCTAACGGATCGGCGACGGTCTCCGCGCTCACGGGCATCGTTACGGGACTTGCCGACGCGAACCTCTATCTGACGACGCGCCCCGCCAGCTTTGCCGCGCCATATCTGACGGCTGCCGCGCCGCAGCTCGCAAAGCTCGGCTACGAGACGACGTTTTTCTACGCGGGCCCCGCTACATGGGAGAACATCACCTCCTTTACCGAAGCGCAGGGCTTTGACCGCGTTTACAGCCGCGGCGATTTTGCGGCGGAAGACGGCGCGGGCAATGTCTGGGGTATCGACGACGTGCCTTTTTATGAAGGCGTGCTGGAAAAAGCCCGCGCTTCTGACGACGCGGACGCAGACGCGGCGGGGAACCCGGCAGCAAAGAGCTTCTGCGTCCTCCTCAACACATCGAACCACTCGCCCTATACCGTCCCCGTCTTCGACACCCTCGACAAGGAGGCGCTTCGTCAGGCTCTCCCCGAAAAGGACCGTGACGATGAATGGCTGCTCTCCGAGCTCGGCCACTACTGGTACGCAACAAAGGCTCTCGTCGCCTTCGTCAAGGAGGTAAAGGCACGCTATCCCGACGCGCTCATCGCCATCGTCGGCGACCACGCCGACCGCTACAATCTCGAGAAGACGCCGGCGATGTATGAGCGATTTGCCGTGCCGCTCATCCTGACGGGACACGGCATCCGCAAGGGGCTCCTGCCCGCGGATGCCGCGGGCAGCCATATCGATATCATGCCGACCCTCCTGGAGCTCATCGCTCCGCAGGGCTATGCCTATTACGCCGTCGGCCGCCCGCTGCAGCAGAATAAAGTCGGCGTCAACTACGGCTACTTTATCCAATACAACGCGATCGGCGAAGCGGACAAGACGCCCCTCACGGCGCAGCCCGTCAACGGGCAGACAGGCGCTGTCGATGAAGACGCGCTCCGCATGGAAATCGACGCGATACGCGGCAGCAGCTGGTGGCTGCCGAGCTTCGGCGTGACGCTTGACGACCGGCTGCGCGTACGCGCGCAGGAAGCATCCGAATGA
- the deoD gene encoding purine-nucleoside phosphorylase, which yields MSTPHNHAEKGQIAERILLPGDPLRAKFIAENFLDHAELYTSVRNVLGYTGSYKGVPVSVQGTGMGMPSISIYVSELISEYGCRKLIRVGTCGALAKDLHIRDVVIAQAATTDSSMPTNIFGTSINFAPIADFDLLRTAYEKTKALGIPVRVGNVLSQDRFYDDEINFTKLMNYGVLAAEMEAAALYLIAQKYHVQALALFTVSDHITMDEAPSTVEERQTSFESMIRIALETVIE from the coding sequence ATGTCCACCCCTCACAACCACGCCGAAAAAGGGCAGATCGCCGAGCGCATACTCCTCCCCGGAGATCCCCTTCGCGCGAAGTTCATCGCCGAGAATTTCCTCGACCATGCCGAGCTCTACACGAGCGTCCGCAACGTCTTAGGCTATACCGGCTCCTACAAGGGAGTTCCCGTCTCCGTCCAGGGCACGGGCATGGGTATGCCGTCCATCTCCATCTATGTCAGCGAGCTCATCAGCGAGTACGGCTGCAGGAAGCTCATCCGCGTCGGCACCTGCGGCGCGCTCGCCAAGGATCTGCACATCCGCGATGTCGTCATCGCGCAGGCGGCGACGACCGACTCCTCTATGCCGACAAATATCTTCGGCACGTCGATCAACTTCGCGCCGATTGCCGACTTCGATCTCCTGCGCACCGCGTATGAAAAGACGAAAGCGCTCGGCATCCCCGTACGCGTTGGCAACGTCCTCAGCCAGGACCGCTTCTACGATGATGAAATCAACTTTACAAAGCTCATGAATTACGGTGTTCTCGCCGCGGAAATGGAAGCCGCCGCCCTCTATCTCATCGCGCAGAAGTACCATGTGCAGGCACTCGCCCTCTTTACCGTCAGCGACCACATCACGATGGATGAGGCGCCGTCAACGGTCGAGGAGCGTCAGACCTCCTTTGAGAGCATGATCAGGATCGCTCTCGAGACCGTCATCGAATAA
- a CDS encoding radical SAM protein — protein MTTGLSPASKALLSDCTLCPRNCRVNRLAGELGFCGAGVRPRVALVCLHPWEEPCLAGDKGAGTVFFSHCSLRCVFCQNHAISHSRGPAAKGCEVSIGRLAEIFLEQEARGAATLDLVSPTHYLPQIVDALRIAKAHGLSLPVVWNSSGYDAPAALGRLRGLVDIFLPDVKYLDPVSAKRYSSAEDYPSHILPVLEAMLALVGDPQFSSDGRMKKGVLVRHLILPGRRHESMAILDTLHERFGDRVYLSLMNQYTPLYRASSHREINRPLTTFEYESVLDHARGLGITRCYVQEGGTVSDSFVPIFDGQGVKKRNRERERE, from the coding sequence ATGACGACCGGGCTCTCCCCCGCATCGAAGGCGCTCCTGTCCGACTGCACGCTCTGCCCGAGAAACTGCCGTGTCAATCGCCTCGCCGGCGAGCTCGGCTTTTGCGGTGCCGGCGTACGCCCCCGTGTCGCGCTCGTCTGCCTCCACCCGTGGGAGGAGCCCTGTCTCGCGGGAGATAAGGGGGCGGGCACCGTCTTCTTTTCGCACTGCTCGCTGCGCTGCGTCTTCTGTCAGAACCACGCGATCAGCCACAGCCGAGGACCGGCTGCCAAGGGCTGCGAAGTCTCGATCGGGCGGCTTGCCGAAATCTTCCTGGAGCAAGAGGCACGAGGCGCCGCAACCCTTGATCTCGTGTCTCCGACCCACTACCTGCCGCAGATCGTCGACGCGCTGCGCATCGCCAAGGCACATGGTCTCTCACTCCCTGTCGTGTGGAACTCCTCGGGCTATGACGCTCCGGCGGCGCTCGGCCGCCTGCGGGGGCTCGTCGATATCTTTCTCCCCGACGTGAAATACCTCGATCCCGTGTCGGCAAAGCGATATTCCTCCGCGGAAGACTACCCGTCGCATATCCTCCCCGTCCTCGAAGCGATGCTTGCGCTTGTCGGCGACCCGCAGTTTTCTTCCGACGGGCGGATGAAAAAGGGCGTCCTCGTACGCCATCTCATCCTGCCCGGCCGTCGTCATGAAAGCATGGCGATCCTGGACACACTGCACGAACGCTTCGGCGATCGTGTCTACCTGTCGCTGATGAACCAGTACACGCCGCTTTATCGCGCCTCCTCTCACAGGGAGATCAACCGCCCCCTGACGACATTTGAATACGAGAGCGTTCTCGACCATGCCCGCGGCCTCGGCATCACACGGTGCTACGTCCAGGAAGGCGGCACCGTCTCCGACTCCTTCGTACCGATATTTGACGGACAGGGCGTCAAAAAGAGGAATCGGGAACGCGAAAGAGAATAG